Below is a genomic region from Balneola sp. MJW-20.
CTAGTTTCAGCCATAAAGAATAATGAAAAGGGGAAAACCGAGTCTCTCCTAAACAAACTGCGTCCCACACTGATCAAATTTTTGCTTGTACACGTAAATGCATCCAAACAAGATGCGGAGGACTGCGCTCAAAATACATTATTGATCGCTATAGAAAAAATAAGAGGTGATCATTTAACGAAGCCGGAAGCTGTTATCTCTTATTTACTGACCACGGCAAAACATGAGTACCTTAAAACAGTTGGACGAAACCGTGAATACACTTTTGAAGAATTTCCGGTTACCCCCTCCCAAAGTGCTGATCAGCTCTTCAGGCTCCTCGAAAAAGAGAAAATAGCACAGCTTAATGCCTGCGTCAAAAAACTGGATCCTGGCAACCGTGAATTTATACAATACTGGTTCGACCATCCTAATCATGAAGCAGCTGTTGTTGCTGATAAATTTAAGATGAGCGTTAACAATGTCTGGACCAAGAAACACCGTATCATCAAAGAGCTTCAGCTGTGTTTACAAAAAAATGAATAAATTTTGTAAGGAGTACCATTTTCATGGCTCTATAGAGTGTTCATGACTTTTATCATTAATATCGGGTCTCCCCTTACTATGAAAAAAGAAACTACCATACAGCATATTGATCTCTATTTAAGAGACAAGCTGTCAGAAGAAGAAATCAGGAAACTCTGGGTCGAACTAATGAAAGATCCCGAGTTAATGCAACGAATGGAAACAGAGGCTGCTCTGCATCATCTCTTCAATAATGAGCAGGGTGATAAGGTACAGGAGCCTGATCAGCTTTATAATAATAAAAAGAAATGGTTTCCTTTCCTGATAGTCACACTTCTGCATCAGCTGAGTACTCTTTTCTGAATACATCAGCTTCCCTTAGCCCTTATTTTCTGGATTGCTGCGGAATTGGAGGTAATGAGTTCTTAATGTGACTCATCAATACCTTATGGGTGCTGATCTTATCTTCTCCTTTCTTTCGCTCAACCCTGCTCCAGGTTCCGTCAGCATTTAAGGTCCACCGCTGAATATTATCTCTGAGTATCAGGTTGAAA
It encodes:
- a CDS encoding RNA polymerase sigma factor; the encoded protein is MDYGELVSAIKNNEKGKTESLLNKLRPTLIKFLLVHVNASKQDAEDCAQNTLLIAIEKIRGDHLTKPEAVISYLLTTAKHEYLKTVGRNREYTFEEFPVTPSQSADQLFRLLEKEKIAQLNACVKKLDPGNREFIQYWFDHPNHEAAVVADKFKMSVNNVWTKKHRIIKELQLCLQKNE